From Geomonas agri, one genomic window encodes:
- a CDS encoding Lcl C-terminal domain-containing protein: MRAKNIDADVVNRRWMSVAAVVLLLALPLLREAGAGVVQLPKTGQKTCYDTSGAQVPCAGTRQDGELQMGLAPPSPRFTDHNDGTVTDNLTGLIWLKQANCFGPQLWMDAMSLAKNLQSGTCGLSDNSLAGDWRLPNILELESLVDISNINPALPTGHPFTSVQNTGYLSSTTNAFHPLRARYVYFPDGAVNGASKTTEPHFVWPVRGGR, from the coding sequence ATGAGAGCCAAAAACATCGATGCAGATGTCGTGAACAGAAGATGGATGAGCGTTGCGGCGGTGGTGCTGCTCCTGGCATTGCCGCTGCTGAGAGAAGCCGGTGCCGGAGTGGTGCAACTGCCGAAGACCGGGCAAAAGACCTGCTACGACACGAGCGGGGCGCAGGTACCGTGTGCTGGGACCCGACAGGACGGGGAACTGCAGATGGGACTGGCGCCACCATCCCCGCGCTTTACCGACCACAATGACGGCACGGTCACCGACAACCTCACCGGGCTGATCTGGCTCAAGCAGGCCAACTGCTTCGGCCCCCAGCTCTGGATGGATGCGATGAGCCTGGCGAAGAACCTGCAGTCCGGTACTTGCGGCCTGTCCGACAACTCCCTGGCCGGTGACTGGCGCCTGCCCAACATCCTCGAACTTGAGAGCCTGGTGGACATCTCCAATATCAACCCGGCTCTCCCCACCGGGCATCCCTTCACTAGCGTTCAGAACACGGGTTACTTGTCTTCCACTACCAATGCTTTCCACCCGCTGCGGGCACGCTACGTCTACTTTCCAGACGGTGCGGTCAACGGCGCCAGCAAGACGACGGAACCGCATTTCGTGTGGCCGGTGCGGGGAGGACGCTAA
- a CDS encoding ammonia-forming cytochrome c nitrite reductase subunit c552, which produces MKMLRGCVVMAVAGVALAGAGCSPKKIEVSEVRPAIADGTVDPAEWGKLYPKQYQLWKQTSEPTPAGKSRYKKGWDVGEENPDKIDEYPFLALLYNGWAFGTEYKEPRGHFYMIQDQLEVDPGRYKAGGSCLTCKTPYAPTLQRQLGKDYFAKPYQEIRGKIPKGDQTLGVACIDCHDNRDMSLKISRGFTLGKGLEKLGVDQSKLTKQDLRTLACAQCHVTYSIPKDADMKSTDVFFPWDGSKWGGITIENIIKKLRSNKPSGEWTQSVTGFKLAFIRHPEFELFSNNSVHWQAGVTCADCHMPSTGEGKDKVSDHRIMSPLKNDLKACKQCHDESPAQMREKIFAIQDRVMSQFIRSGYATATDAKLFEMANKARAFGKKLDETLYAQAKDHYEEAFYRVVFIGAENSVGFHNPGEAQRVLGDAMSHAAAAERLLRELLVKAGVDVPAKVDLELAKYLNNRGVKKLMFKPEQEIKDPFAGK; this is translated from the coding sequence ATGAAGATGCTGCGAGGATGTGTCGTCATGGCGGTGGCGGGGGTGGCCCTGGCGGGAGCCGGCTGCTCCCCGAAGAAGATCGAGGTTTCCGAGGTGCGCCCGGCCATTGCGGACGGGACCGTTGACCCGGCCGAGTGGGGCAAGCTCTACCCGAAGCAGTACCAGCTCTGGAAGCAGACCTCCGAGCCGACCCCGGCCGGCAAGAGCAGGTACAAGAAAGGGTGGGACGTCGGCGAGGAGAACCCGGACAAGATCGACGAGTACCCCTTCCTCGCGCTGCTGTACAACGGCTGGGCCTTCGGGACCGAGTACAAGGAGCCGCGCGGACACTTCTACATGATCCAGGACCAGCTCGAGGTCGATCCCGGTCGCTACAAGGCGGGCGGCTCCTGCCTGACCTGCAAGACCCCCTATGCCCCGACGCTGCAGAGGCAGCTCGGCAAAGACTACTTCGCCAAGCCCTACCAGGAAATCCGCGGCAAGATCCCCAAGGGTGACCAGACCCTCGGCGTTGCCTGCATCGACTGTCATGACAACCGCGACATGTCGCTCAAAATTTCCCGCGGCTTCACCCTGGGCAAGGGGCTGGAGAAGCTGGGCGTCGACCAGTCCAAGCTGACTAAGCAGGATCTGAGGACCCTCGCCTGCGCCCAGTGCCACGTCACCTACAGCATTCCCAAGGACGCCGACATGAAGTCCACCGACGTCTTCTTCCCCTGGGACGGCAGCAAGTGGGGGGGCATCACCATCGAGAACATCATCAAGAAGCTCAGGAGTAACAAGCCGAGCGGGGAGTGGACCCAGAGCGTCACCGGCTTCAAGCTCGCCTTCATCCGTCACCCCGAGTTCGAGCTTTTCTCCAATAACAGCGTGCACTGGCAGGCTGGCGTCACCTGTGCCGATTGCCACATGCCGTCCACCGGAGAGGGTAAGGACAAAGTCTCCGATCACCGCATCATGAGCCCGCTCAAGAACGACCTGAAGGCGTGCAAGCAGTGCCATGACGAGTCGCCGGCGCAAATGCGAGAGAAGATCTTCGCCATCCAGGACCGGGTCATGTCGCAGTTCATCCGCTCCGGTTACGCCACCGCTACCGACGCCAAGCTGTTCGAGATGGCCAACAAGGCACGCGCCTTCGGCAAGAAGCTTGATGAAACGCTCTACGCCCAGGCCAAGGACCATTACGAAGAGGCCTTCTACCGCGTGGTCTTCATCGGGGCCGAAAACTCGGTTGGCTTCCACAACCCCGGCGAGGCGCAGCGCGTCCTGGGTGACGCCATGTCGCACGCGGCGGCAGCCGAGCGGCTGTTGCGGGAGCTGCTGGTCAAGGCGGGGGTGGACGTGCCCGCCAAGGTTGACCTTGAGCTGGCGAAATATCTCAACAACCGCGGCGTGAAGAAGCTGATGTTCAAGCCGGAACAGGAGATAAAGGATCCATTCGCGGGTAAGTAG
- a CDS encoding InlB B-repeat-containing protein encodes MWFTTVLCFLVMTLAAPAAHAATIQLPRTGQTLCWDVAGTVIDCAGTGMDGETQIGHEWPSPRFTDNGNGTLTDTMTGLVWLQNANCFGIVTWQQALDAANSFASGPCGLADGSVAGAWRLPNRKEMLSISSQNVSDGGAWLNSQGFVNGQHTYYWTSDTDLNYSAAYKWIVHPVGAAYPESWNTDPPVLGRMVMLVRNPVQVTLTAAVTDGNGSITSPNPLTVAYGSAAAFTVAPDSGYLLAGNVSGTCQPGALSGNVYEVAAATADCSVNFSFTPQTYTVATSTTGSGTLTCTPSASATYGTAISCTATATPGNHVATVTVDGVTQATASGISYTYSFGALDADHTLAATFDLNNYQLTFAVDGSGSIIGSSNQNVDHGGTASAVTAVPATGSHFVNWTGNNGFATTTTNPLTVTNVSAGLVVTVHFALDTHLVTPGSPANGTLIPSSPQTVAYQGVTTFTLVPGTGYRVASATGCGGTLDGATYTTGPITDDCAISASFAPVLYTILTTSGSGGRIDCTPGYSVTYNGTVSCTALADTGYHIASVAVDAADQPAASGTSSYTYPFTEVTANHDLRVVFAVNTYTVNYTAGDHGTLTGTATQTVNYGGSTTAVTAVPATGYHFLGWIGGNGFSSTPNPLVLTGVTGNVTVTAGFGIDTHQITPLAAAHGGIAPATVQTAEYGTVASFTLSPDTGYRVASASGCGGVLTGATYATAPVTADCTIAVNFAAIFYPLTATCTDDMGTINCPAETVHGGSATCTMTPKAGFHLATLTDNGSDCLGQVANGSYALSGVTAAHTVAASFAANSYTLAEVQTAYRWMLGQVQLSDTDKGLFDVAPLGSDGRPAPDGTVDVADLIIMLRKLVGAVNW; translated from the coding sequence ATGTGGTTCACTACGGTACTTTGCTTCTTAGTAATGACACTAGCTGCGCCCGCGGCACATGCCGCCACCATCCAGCTTCCCAGGACCGGCCAGACCCTGTGCTGGGACGTTGCCGGCACCGTGATAGACTGCGCCGGAACCGGTATGGATGGCGAAACCCAGATCGGCCACGAGTGGCCCTCGCCGCGCTTTACCGATAACGGCAACGGCACCTTGACCGACACCATGACCGGCCTGGTCTGGCTCCAGAATGCCAACTGCTTCGGCATCGTAACCTGGCAACAGGCGCTGGACGCCGCGAATTCCTTCGCCAGCGGTCCGTGCGGCCTGGCCGACGGTTCAGTGGCGGGGGCATGGCGGCTTCCCAACCGCAAGGAAATGCTGAGCATCAGCAGCCAGAACGTCTCCGACGGCGGGGCGTGGTTGAACAGCCAGGGGTTCGTGAACGGGCAGCATACCTACTATTGGACCTCGGACACCGACCTCAACTACTCCGCGGCCTACAAGTGGATCGTCCACCCAGTCGGGGCCGCCTACCCGGAAAGCTGGAATACTGATCCCCCAGTCTTAGGCCGGATGGTGATGCTGGTGCGCAACCCCGTCCAAGTCACCCTGACCGCGGCGGTTACCGACGGCAACGGCAGTATCACATCCCCCAACCCGCTCACCGTCGCCTACGGGTCGGCGGCAGCGTTCACCGTCGCACCTGACAGCGGGTACCTGCTGGCCGGCAACGTCAGCGGTACCTGCCAGCCGGGCGCCCTTAGCGGCAACGTCTATGAGGTGGCAGCCGCTACGGCGGATTGCTCGGTGAACTTCTCATTCACCCCGCAGACCTACACCGTTGCGACCAGCACCACCGGCAGTGGCACCCTCACCTGCACACCTTCAGCGTCCGCCACTTACGGCACCGCCATCTCCTGCACGGCCACCGCCACCCCCGGCAACCATGTCGCAACGGTGACCGTGGACGGTGTTACCCAGGCGACAGCAAGCGGGATCAGCTATACCTACTCCTTCGGCGCTCTGGATGCCGACCATACCCTGGCCGCGACATTCGACCTGAACAACTACCAGCTCACCTTCGCAGTCGACGGCAGCGGCAGCATCATCGGGAGCAGTAACCAGAACGTCGATCATGGCGGGACGGCATCAGCGGTCACCGCCGTCCCCGCCACAGGTTCGCACTTCGTGAACTGGACCGGAAACAACGGCTTCGCTACCACGACGACCAATCCCCTGACGGTGACCAACGTGTCCGCAGGTCTCGTGGTAACCGTGCATTTCGCTCTCGACACCCACCTGGTCACTCCGGGGAGCCCGGCCAACGGCACGCTCATCCCGTCATCGCCCCAGACGGTTGCCTACCAGGGGGTTACCACGTTCACCCTGGTCCCCGGCACCGGCTACCGGGTAGCCTCGGCCACCGGGTGCGGCGGCACCCTGGACGGCGCCACCTACACCACCGGGCCGATAACCGACGACTGCGCCATCAGCGCATCCTTCGCACCGGTGCTGTACACCATCCTCACTACCAGCGGCAGCGGGGGGAGAATCGACTGCACCCCAGGATACTCGGTCACCTACAACGGGACCGTTTCCTGTACCGCGCTGGCCGATACCGGCTATCACATCGCGAGTGTCGCGGTCGACGCCGCAGACCAGCCGGCAGCCTCCGGGACGTCCTCCTACACCTACCCATTCACGGAGGTGACGGCCAACCATGATCTGCGGGTCGTGTTCGCGGTCAATACCTACACGGTCAACTACACGGCGGGCGACCACGGCACGCTCACCGGAACCGCAACGCAGACCGTTAATTATGGCGGCAGCACCACGGCGGTTACCGCCGTCCCCGCAACCGGCTACCATTTCCTGGGCTGGATCGGCGGCAACGGTTTCAGCTCGACCCCCAATCCCCTGGTGCTGACCGGAGTGACCGGCAACGTCACCGTGACGGCCGGCTTTGGCATCGACACACACCAGATCACCCCGCTAGCCGCCGCTCATGGCGGCATCGCCCCGGCGACGGTGCAGACCGCAGAGTACGGGACCGTAGCCAGCTTCACCCTGTCGCCTGACACCGGCTACCGCGTCGCCTCCGCCAGCGGTTGCGGAGGGGTGCTCACCGGTGCGACCTACGCCACCGCCCCGGTCACCGCGGACTGCACCATCGCCGTCAACTTCGCCGCCATTTTCTACCCGTTGACCGCCACCTGCACAGATGACATGGGCACCATCAACTGTCCGGCCGAAACCGTACATGGCGGCAGCGCCACCTGCACAATGACGCCCAAGGCCGGCTTTCACCTCGCCACCCTTACCGACAACGGCAGCGATTGCCTTGGCCAGGTCGCCAACGGCAGCTACGCCTTGAGCGGCGTGACCGCCGCCCACACGGTCGCTGCAAGCTTTGCCGCCAACAGCTACACGCTGGCCGAAGTACAGACCGCCTACCGTTGGATGTTAGGGCAAGTGCAGCTCTCCGACACCGACAAGGGGCTCTTCGACGTCGCCCCGTTGGGTTCCGATGGCAGACCCGCTCCCGACGGGACCGTCGACGTCGCCGACCTGATCA
- a CDS encoding sigma-54 interaction domain-containing protein → MTMTESEPGSAVYRAILTSMGEGIIFADHTNKIVCVNAAAEQIRGIDAANYLGRDLLAIHSPPARPRIAAILASLKSGTLAFHTRPLEVKGRIFENSYYPIKDGEDGFVGTLMVSRDITEREHLKEENSVLRDQLLSESSFGGMIGRSPAMQPVFQMIRSTAPLDSTILITGESGTGKELVARELHGKSRRSGAPLVKINCAALPENLLESELFGFEKGAFTGALRERKGKFEQAHRGTLFLDEIGELPLSAQAKLLRVLQEKTVERIGGSREIQVDVRIVAATNRDLRQDVAAGQFREDLFYRLNVIPIELPPLRERLEDILPLAGVFLSRFATEMGRPELRLSREAKEALLSHRYPGNVRELKNAMERATALCTGDTLTIADLPAEFGHLVLPTQTATPLSSTAQGSVLSCKLDDREAELIEQALAATGNRRAEAARLLGISRKTLWKKMKRYQ, encoded by the coding sequence ATGACAATGACAGAGAGTGAACCTGGCAGCGCGGTGTACCGCGCCATACTGACCAGCATGGGCGAGGGGATCATCTTCGCCGACCACACCAACAAGATCGTCTGCGTCAACGCGGCTGCCGAGCAGATCCGCGGCATCGACGCAGCCAACTACCTGGGGCGCGACCTCCTGGCCATCCACTCGCCGCCGGCCCGGCCGCGCATCGCCGCCATCCTGGCCAGCCTCAAAAGCGGAACCCTCGCCTTTCACACGCGTCCCCTGGAGGTCAAGGGACGCATCTTCGAGAACAGCTACTATCCCATAAAGGACGGGGAGGACGGCTTCGTCGGCACCCTTATGGTGAGCCGCGACATCACCGAGCGGGAACATTTAAAGGAAGAAAACTCGGTGCTGCGCGATCAGCTGTTGAGCGAAAGCTCCTTCGGCGGCATGATCGGCCGCAGTCCCGCCATGCAGCCCGTCTTCCAGATGATCCGCTCGACTGCTCCGCTTGACTCCACCATCCTGATCACCGGAGAAAGCGGCACCGGCAAAGAACTGGTGGCGCGCGAACTGCACGGCAAGAGCCGGCGCAGCGGTGCCCCCCTGGTCAAGATCAACTGCGCCGCACTTCCGGAAAACCTGCTGGAATCCGAGCTGTTCGGCTTCGAGAAGGGGGCCTTTACCGGCGCCCTCAGGGAGCGCAAGGGGAAGTTCGAACAGGCCCACCGCGGCACCCTGTTCCTGGACGAGATCGGCGAGCTCCCCCTGTCGGCCCAGGCCAAGCTTTTGCGCGTCCTGCAGGAGAAGACCGTGGAGCGCATCGGCGGCAGCCGCGAGATCCAGGTCGACGTGCGCATCGTGGCAGCCACTAACCGCGACCTGCGCCAGGACGTCGCCGCCGGGCAGTTCCGCGAGGACCTCTTCTACCGCCTCAACGTGATCCCGATCGAGCTCCCCCCCTTGCGGGAACGCCTGGAGGACATCCTGCCGCTTGCCGGCGTCTTTTTGTCCCGTTTCGCTACCGAGATGGGGCGGCCGGAGCTGAGGCTCTCCCGGGAGGCCAAGGAGGCACTCTTGAGCCACCGCTACCCCGGCAACGTCAGGGAACTCAAGAACGCCATGGAACGCGCCACCGCGCTGTGCACCGGCGACACCCTCACCATCGCCGACCTCCCCGCCGAATTCGGCCACCTTGTGTTGCCTACGCAAACCGCAACGCCACTGTCCTCTACTGCCCAAGGGTCGGTCCTTTCCTGCAAGCTCGACGACCGGGAGGCCGAGTTAATCGAGCAGGCGCTGGCCGCCACCGGCAATCGGCGCGCAGAGGCCGCGCGCCTCCTGGGTATTTCACGCAAAACCCTCTGGAAGAAGATGAAGCGTTACCAGTAG